In a single window of the Balaenoptera acutorostrata chromosome 3, mBalAcu1.1, whole genome shotgun sequence genome:
- the LOC130707644 gene encoding sorting nexin-3, which translates to MAETVADTRRLITKPQNLNDAYGPPSNFLEIDVSNPQTVGVGRGRFTTYEIRVKTNLPIFKLKESTVRRRYSDFEWLRSELERESKVVVPPLPGKAFLRQLPFRGDDGIFDDNFIEERKQGLEQFINKVAGHPLAQNERCLHMFLQDEIIDKSYTPSKIRHA; encoded by the coding sequence ATGGCGGAGACCGTGGCGGACACCCGGCGGCTGATCACTAAGCCGCAGAACCTGAATGACGCCTACGGGCCTCCCAGCAACTTCCTCGAGATCGATGTGAGCAACCCGCAGACAGTGGGAGTCGGCCGGGGCCGGTTCACCACCTACGAAATCAGGGTCAAGACAAATCTGCCTATTTTCAAGCTGAAGGAATCTACCGTTAGAAGAAGATACAGTGACTTTGAATGGCTGAGAAGTGAATTAGAAAGAGAGAGCAAGGTTGTAGTTCCCCCACTCCCTGGGAAAGCATTTTTGCGTCAGCTTCCTTTTAGAGGAGATGATGGAATATTTGATGACAATTTTATTGAAGAAAGGAAGCAAGGGCTGGAGCAGTTTATAAACAAGGTCGCTGGTCATCCTCTGGCACAGAATGAACGTTGTCTTCATATGTTTTTACAGGATGAAATTATAGATAAAAGCTATACTCCATCTAAAATAAGACATGCCTGA